In the genome of Thamnophis elegans isolate rThaEle1 unplaced genomic scaffold, rThaEle1.pri scaffold_76_arrow_ctg1, whole genome shotgun sequence, one region contains:
- the LOC116523643 gene encoding glucose-fructose oxidoreductase domain-containing protein 1, with amino-acid sequence MMTAAHYYPKLMSIMGNVLRFLPAFVKMKQLIQEGYVGELLVCEVQVHSGSLLGKKYNWSCDDLMGGGGLHSVGTYIIDLLTFLTSQKAVKVHGLLKTFVKQTDHIKGIRQITSDDFCTFQMVLEGGVCCTVTLNFNMPGEFKQDIVVIGSNGRLIAVGTDLYGQSNNSPQKELLLKDSAPVSNALLPEKAFSDIPSPYLRGTIKMVQAVREAFEDQDDRRTWDGRPLTMAATFDDCLYALCVVDTIKRSNQLGEWQNIVIMTEEPELSPAYLISEAMRRSRMSLYC; translated from the coding sequence ATGATGACAGCTGCCCATTATTATCCCAAGCTTATGAGCATCATGGGCAACGTTCTCCGTTTCCTGCCTGCCTTTGTGAAGATGAAGCAGCTGATCCAAGAGGGATATGTGGGAGAACTGCTTGTGTGCGAGGTGCAGGTTCACAGTGGAAGCCTTCTGGGGAAGAAGTACAACTGGAGCTGCGATGATCTGATGGGAGGTGGAGGGTTGCATTCTGTAGGCACCTACATCATTGATCTCCTGACGTTCCTCACCAGTCAGAAAGCAGTGAAAGTTCATGGACTTCTTAAGACCTTTGTGAAACAGACCGACCACATTAAGGGAATACGGCAAATTACGAGTGACGACTTCTGTACATTTCAAATGGTCTTGGAAGGTGGCGTGTGCTGCACTGTTACCCTTAATTTCAACATGCCGGGAGAATTTAAACAAGATATTGTTGTGATTGGATCAAACGGGCGGCTAATTGCGGTCGGCACTGATTTGTATGGACAAAGCAACAACTCTCCACAGAAGGAGCTCCTCTTGAAGGATTCTGCCCCAGTCAGCAATGCCTTGTTACCTGAGAAGGCCTTCAGTGACATCCCATCTCCGTACCTCCGGGGCACTATAAAGATGGTACAAGCAGTCAGGGAGGCATTTGAAGATCAAGACGACCGACGGACCTGGGACGGACGGCCACTCACAATGGCTGCAACTTTTGATGATTGCCTCTATGCTTTGTGTGTGGTGGATACCATTAAGAGATCCAACCAGTTGGGTGAATGGCAGAACATTGTGATTATGACCGAAGAACCAGAACTGAGTCCTGCTTACTTGATCAGTGAGGCCATGCGACGGAGCAGGATGTCTCTGTACTGCTAG